One genomic window of Solanum dulcamara chromosome 12, daSolDulc1.2, whole genome shotgun sequence includes the following:
- the LOC129877669 gene encoding uncharacterized protein LOC129877669, whose amino-acid sequence MATGTSSSSLLPSDEEDEILMLYGSESGWVEPKSYCDHLASLSSDLTHIPTPDTPCNRCQHPAENWLCLCCKEVLCSRFVNKHMLEHYKLTNHSLALSFSDLSVWCFSCNAYLDAQAIMPLQSVHFTAYILKFNEPPPLRAVECVQITDNRADGSTSGK is encoded by the exons ATGGcaactggaacttcttcatCGTCTTTACTTCCTTctgatgaagaagatgagatACTGATGTTATATGGGTCGGAATCGGGTTGGGTTGAGCCCAAAAGTTACTGTGATCACCTCGCTTCTCTGTCCTCTGATCTCACCCATATTCCAACTCCTGATACTCCTTGCAACAG GTGCCAACATCCAGCAGAGAACTGGCTATGTTTGTGCTGCAAGGAGGTTCTCTGCAGTCGATTTGTTAATAAGCACATGCTTGAGCATTACAAGCTGACCAATCACTCTTTAGCGCTCAGCTTTAG TGATTTATCAGTATGGTGTTTCTCCTGCAATGCATACTTAGATGCTCAAGCAATAATGCCATTGCAGTCTGTTCATTTCACCGCCTACATACTGAAGTTTAATGAGCCTCCACCTTTGCGAGCAGTGGAGTGTGTACAAATTACAGATAACAGAGCAGACGGCTCTACTTCTGGGAAGTAA